GCTGCGAAACGCAATCTTCGGATTGTGCTTGGCCAGCGTCTTGGTGATCGCCGCCGTCAGCGTCGTCTTGCCGTGATCCACGTGGCCGATCGTCCCCACGTTCACGTGCGGTTTACTGCGGTCGAATTTCTCTTTCGCCATAACGAAATCCTCTTAAAAGTAATCTGTGGATACGCTTTATGAAAGCTGAAGCCCACAACCGGACTTGAACCGGTGACCTCGTCCTTACCAAGGACGCGCTCTACCAACTGAGCTATGTGGGCTTAACCTGTTTGGAGCGGGCGACGGGACTCGAACCCGCAACACCTAGCTTGGAAGGCTAGTGCGCTA
This Acidobacteriota bacterium DNA region includes the following protein-coding sequences:
- the tuf gene encoding elongation factor Tu (EF-Tu; promotes GTP-dependent binding of aminoacyl-tRNA to the A-site of ribosomes during protein biosynthesis; when the tRNA anticodon matches the mRNA codon, GTP hydrolysis results; the inactive EF-Tu-GDP leaves the ribosome and release of GDP is promoted by elongation factor Ts; many prokaryotes have two copies of the gene encoding EF-Tu) is translated as MAKEKFDRSKPHVNVGTIGHVDHGKTTLTAAITKTLAKHNPKIAFRS